The genomic region TTGCCGGGTCAACTCGGCCAGTTGATCATTGCCGGCATTGAGATAACTCTCATGTTCTGCCAGCTCAAAGAGTTGTGGCACAAATCCCGGCAGCTGCCACAGGCTGTTGATCATGCCGGAGAAACCACTCAAAAAACCGATGCGCCCATCATCTGCTTTGACCACCAGCACGCCGAACATCTTACCGTGGTGTGAGAAATCACGCAGTCCGTGCTGATCACCGGAGAGCTTCTGCATCAGCATCTCACAAGCAGCTCTGGCCAGCGGGTGGGGTAGATTGGCAAAAGGAGAGGGCATGACATCGGGGATCTCATCTGCATCGGGAGGCGTGGGGAACCAGGTGACCAGTTTATCGCTTTTTGTGACCATCATGTTATGAGAAGAGACCTCTGTTTGTTGCAATCGGCGACACTATACTGATTCATCGGGCTTCAGGACATTCACCAGATCATCGGTTTCATATACGCTCTCTGTTTTTCATGGGGATTATGCAATATGGATAGAGATGGAGAGAACAATGGGCCGCAAACTTCCTGTCTGAAGCAGCTGGTCGTCTGCACCAATCATCGTGCCAGTCCAAATCAGCCATCCTGTAGTGGCAGTGGTGGTGGTGAAGCTCTGGCTGAAAAGCTGGAAACAGAGATTGCTGCCAGAGGCTGGAACATCAAGGTGAGTCGTTTCCCCTGTCTGGGTTACTGTGAGAAGGGACCAGTAGTAAAACTATCACCCGGTGGAGGTTTTATCTGCGAGATTGACCCAGATAATCTGGATGGGGTGCTGCAGCAGATTGAGGCCTTTTCGCAACAGTCTGACTGAACAGCCAGTTTTATATCTTAACGCGGCAGAAGTGCCGCACTCGCTCTTGTCATCAAAATGCCGCAATCAGCTCTTATCATTCAGTTCTTAAATGGAGAAAAGGAATTGATATGATAAGTGAAGTCATGGCGTCAAGGGACGCAAACCATACAGTTGAAGAGCGAATTCACAGGATGGAGTCACTGCGGGCGGCAAATATACAGGTTGATAGTGGCAGTGAATGGCGTTGTGATGAAGGGGATGTCGATGCTGCTTCAGCATCAATTGCGATGTTTGGCCTGCCTGCCGGAGATGCCTTTACAGCCAGATCGGCTCTGATCTCTTTCTTCCCTGATGGTGACAAAAGGATTGTTGAACCGGCCTATGATGCTGCGCAACAGCAGATCAGGATTTTCTATCCACTATCCCAGTTTGAAGGGCAGGTTGAGATTCTCAAGGCTCACGGTGAAGTGATCTGCACCTATCTGGAGTCCACTGCCATGCCCTATAAAAATAGTGCCTTTGTACATGGCAACAGCCCTGTACCGGAAAAGCTGCACTGATCACCCTTACCAGGTTGGTTTTCTGGTCGAAACTGTTCCCTCACTACAGAGCACCTTTCTCAGTTTGCACAACTCGCAGCGCTCAATAAAAAATTTGTGGTGCTCCGGATAAATGGCTCCCGGTTTGTCTATATGTTTGATCGGGCACCACTGTGATTCAATCTGCTCCAGTGAGTTGGCATGACGCAATGAGGTGTTGTATTCAAAGCGCAGGAATCTGCGGCCCAAGCTTCCAAAAACCCTGAAATCATCTGCAAAACCATTACTCTTCATTTTCTCAGATGCCTGCTGCATGGAGAGACGATGCAGTCCGAGCAGAGGTGCCATCACATAATCAAAGGAGAGTGTGACCAGCGATTGCGCGAGAATCGAAAGGCTTGAGGTGAGAAGGTAGATCAGCTTGGCAAAGAGCCTGACAACTGCGTTTCCAGGCGCTGTCGCTTCTAAGGAGATGCGCGTTAACAGCACCGAAGTTGCGACGCTGAGGCCATTGGCATAACCACAATAGGCACAGTGAAATTTGGCGGTATATGAAAGACCGGGAAGCAGGTGGCGATCGATTACAATGTAGTGCTTCAACGCTATCGGCTCGATCTTCAACAGTGGGCAGATGATCAGGTTATAGAGCAGCTTGATGCAGATGATATGGAAAAAGATGTAGACGGGAATCATGGCATACATGGCAAGCGCCGGGGGCACTAAGCGGAGCAGGCCATTGCGTTGCAGGTGGCTGGTGAAAATTGGATTTCTCCTGATGAACCACGCTTTTATTTTTTCAATCATCTGCTCTCCACTATCTCGCTAACCTGCTGTAACACCCTGTTTTATCTATGGGATTTGTCGAGTAGAACATTAGAGGACAACTCTTGCAATAAAATCGCTAAAGCTTTCAAAACAGCAGCGCTCGGTTCAGCCTGAGCCCCGAACTCTTTCCGGTATATTGTTGTTTTTAATTGCAGTAGCAGAACGGGTCTTGAATATCGATACAGGGTGTGAATCAGATGAGAGAAGTTACTATTTCAAAAGAGCCGATTGAGCTCAATAAGCTGTTGAAGTTTGAAGCCCTGGTTGCCAGTGGTGGCGAAGCTAACCGGGTGATCTCTGAGGGTCTGGTTCTGGTCAATGGTGAGATAGAGACCCGGAAAAGAAAGAAGATTGTTACAGGTGATGTTGTTGAGTTTGGCAACGAAGAGATCTGCATTCGACTTGATTAAGCACTCAAGCGTAGCGATATGCTCAGCAGGGCAAGCCGGGATGCTTTTTAGTTGCTTGCCACGGTGATGATGTCACGTTTGAGGTAGGCAACTTTACCTGATGGCAGCTTCAGACTTACCCACTCAGATTTTCCATTGCGATGGGTTTTTAGCTCCGCATCGGGACGGTACCAGCCAAGCCTTGCAGTTTTGATGTTCGGTTTGGCCCTGAGGTTGTGATAACCGGCGAACTGGAACCGTTTTTTGGCTCTTTTACTTTTTAGATTTGCCCGCACTGAATCAATAATGGCACGTTCAACCGAAGCCTCACGCATACTGCCACGCGCTTTAATATAGAATGTGGTCAGCTTGGGTGTCATCTCTTCCAGCATAATGGTGCCATGAAGGTTTTCACTGCCGAAAGCGATGGTGTAGCCGTTTTCGTCAATCTCCAGCACATCCACATCCAGCTTCATGCTGCGCAGACTTGCTTGAACGGCTGCAAGGGTAGGAGTGATGTGATGCGTCATGCACACCTCTTCACCCTTGAATTCGCTGGATACCACCTCAATCAGTGCACCTGGCACCACTGAAGCGGCGGTAAGGGCTACACATCCGTGTAACCAGAGTGAGGCAAGCAGCAGGGGGATAACGGTTAAAGGTCGCATGGGCGTACTTTGCCTGTCAGAGGTGATAAAACTGTGCGGTTGATCACACTATCGCTGGACCTGCTTCTCTTCTCACATCCATAGCCATGATAAAGTTTGCATGCATCTGAAATCAGTATGGAATGGGCGCTTCTCTCTGCTGAGAGTTGAGCAGAACGATGCATCTATGGAGTGGCGCGTGATTAAATATCAGTCTGAATTTGAAGGTTACATCAGAGATGGCGGTGATAAGCAGGCTGCATCACTGAAATCTTACCTCGCATCGTTACACAGTGTTTCCAAACATCTGGGTATTAATATTGATGCAAAAATCCTTGGTTCTGACCGCGATATCGATGAACTCGCTGAGCGCTTAAGCCGGATGGGTAGAATCTCCGAGAAAAATATCAAACATTACCGCTCAGCCATGCAGCAGTATGTGAATATGGTGAATGGAAAATAGAGTGGCAGGGGAGTGATATAACAGTGAAATGGTTACTGATCGTTGTCGCAGTTTTGTTGCTGCTGGGGTTGGCCGCTTTTATCGTGATGGCGATGCAGTCGCACAAAACACCTGAAAATATTGCTCTGCAGAACGGGCTTCTGCGCCCATGCCCGGCTTCACCCAACTGTGTCTGCAGCGAAGTCCATACTCAGAACAGTGAACAGCATGCTATTGCGCCGATTAAGCTTGGCGATAGAGATTGGTCGCAGATGAGAAGTATCATCCTTGAGCAGGGTGGTATGATTCAGCAGGAGAGTGATTCCTATCTGCATGCCACCTTCACCACACCTGTTTTCCGCTATATTGATGATGTAGAGCTGCGCCTTGATCAGGCAGGTGGTCTGATTCATATCCGCTCTGCTTCACGGGTAGGGCGCTCTGATTTTGGTGTGAATCGCAAGCGGGTCACTCAACTCACTCAATAACCCTGCTACCACACGGTAGATTCTTGCCTGCAAAACGATAAGCTACGCTTCCGTCTTATCCGGGAGGTTTTCATGGCACAGATTCAGATCGGCACACCACTATCTCCATCAGCAACAAAAGTGATGCTGCTCGGCTCAGGCGAGCTGGGTAAAGAGGTCGCTATCGAATTGCAGCGGCTCGGTGTCGAAGTGATTGCTGTGGACAGTTATGCCGATGCACCTGCC from Mariprofundus sp. NF harbors:
- a CDS encoding (2Fe-2S) ferredoxin domain-containing protein, translating into MDRDGENNGPQTSCLKQLVVCTNHRASPNQPSCSGSGGGEALAEKLETEIAARGWNIKVSRFPCLGYCEKGPVVKLSPGGGFICEIDPDNLDGVLQQIEAFSQQSD
- a CDS encoding RNA-binding S4 domain-containing protein, giving the protein MREVTISKEPIELNKLLKFEALVASGGEANRVISEGLVLVNGEIETRKRKKIVTGDVVEFGNEEICIRLD
- a CDS encoding SH3 domain-containing protein, with product MRPLTVIPLLLASLWLHGCVALTAASVVPGALIEVVSSEFKGEEVCMTHHITPTLAAVQASLRSMKLDVDVLEIDENGYTIAFGSENLHGTIMLEEMTPKLTTFYIKARGSMREASVERAIIDSVRANLKSKRAKKRFQFAGYHNLRAKPNIKTARLGWYRPDAELKTHRNGKSEWVSLKLPSGKVAYLKRDIITVASN
- a CDS encoding DUF1499 domain-containing protein codes for the protein MKWLLIVVAVLLLLGLAAFIVMAMQSHKTPENIALQNGLLRPCPASPNCVCSEVHTQNSEQHAIAPIKLGDRDWSQMRSIILEQGGMIQQESDSYLHATFTTPVFRYIDDVELRLDQAGGLIHIRSASRVGRSDFGVNRKRVTQLTQ